Proteins encoded together in one Roseibacterium elongatum DSM 19469 window:
- the soxX gene encoding sulfur oxidation c-type cytochrome SoxX: protein MTRKLLLAAALGVAATALHADVIAPDDVAANEYGEVEVSLTGVPGDPVRGEEVMTNRGLGNCIACHQVTALDDYPFHGEVGPTLDGAADRWTEAALRGMLVNADNIFPDSVMPSFYRVSGFVRPGNGYTGRAAEGPLSPILEPQQIEDVIAYLMTLTE from the coding sequence TTGACGCGCAAACTGCTTTTGGCGGCCGCTCTGGGCGTGGCCGCAACGGCGCTTCATGCCGATGTGATCGCACCGGATGATGTCGCTGCAAACGAATATGGCGAGGTTGAGGTTTCTCTGACCGGCGTACCGGGGGATCCGGTCCGCGGCGAAGAGGTGATGACCAACCGGGGCTTGGGCAACTGCATTGCCTGCCACCAGGTGACCGCGCTGGACGATTATCCGTTTCATGGAGAGGTGGGGCCGACGCTGGATGGTGCGGCCGATCGCTGGACCGAGGCCGCCCTGCGCGGCATGCTCGTGAATGCCGACAACATCTTTCCGGACTCGGTGATGCCCTCGTTCTATCGGGTCAGCGGCTTTGTCCGGCCCGGCAACGGCTACACGGGGCGCGCGGCCGAGGGGCCGTTGTCGCCGATCCTCGAGCCGCAGCAGATCGAGGACGTGATCGCCTATCTGATGACGCTCACCGAATAA
- the soxZ gene encoding thiosulfate oxidation carrier complex protein SoxZ, translated as MADNVTPRVRVPREASAGDVVSIRTLISHPMESGQRRDGDGNVIPRSIINRFTCDFNGENVIDVTMEPSISTNPYFQFSAVVNETGTFNFTWYDDDGSVYEETADITVA; from the coding sequence ATGGCAGACAATGTTACCCCCCGTGTGCGTGTCCCGCGTGAGGCTTCGGCCGGCGACGTGGTGTCGATCCGCACCCTGATCAGCCACCCGATGGAAAGCGGTCAGCGCCGTGATGGCGACGGCAACGTCATTCCGCGCTCGATCATCAATCGCTTCACCTGCGATTTCAACGGCGAGAACGTGATCGACGTCACGATGGAGCCGTCGATCTCGACCAACCCGTATTTCCAGTTTTCGGCGGTCGTGAACGAGACGGGCACCTTCAACTTCACCTGGTATGACGACGACGGGTCCGTCTACGAGGAAACCGCCGACATCACGGTCGCCTGA
- the soxY gene encoding thiosulfate oxidation carrier protein SoxY, whose translation MEMNRRQFVGTGVGAAAAITLLPGMASAALVDDAINAFTGGAEAGSDGITLIAPEIAENGNTVPIEVDAPGAEAIIVLAAGNPNPGVATFNFGPASGAQAASTRIRLAGEQDVIAIARMPDGTFRRAQQEVKVTIGGCGG comes from the coding sequence ATGGAAATGAACCGCAGGCAATTCGTGGGCACCGGCGTTGGCGCCGCAGCCGCGATCACGCTGTTGCCCGGCATGGCAAGCGCCGCGCTGGTCGACGACGCCATCAACGCCTTTACCGGCGGCGCCGAGGCGGGCAGCGACGGGATCACCCTGATCGCGCCCGAGATCGCCGAGAACGGCAATACCGTCCCGATCGAGGTCGATGCCCCCGGCGCCGAGGCGATCATCGTGCTGGCCGCCGGCAACCCGAACCCCGGCGTGGCCACGTTCAACTTCGGCCCGGCCTCGGGCGCGCAGGCGGCCTCGACCCGGATCCGTCTGGCCGGCGAGCAGGACGTGATCGCGATCGCCCGCATGCCCGACGGCACGTTCCGTCGCGCCCAGCAGGAAGTGAAAGTCACCATCGGCGGCTGCGGCGGCTGA